The Euphorbia lathyris chromosome 4, ddEupLath1.1, whole genome shotgun sequence genomic interval TGGAAGATCTTTGATTCGATTCAGATACCGAAAATCATCCAACTCCTCGGAGAATGCACCAATACTTAAATTCTGTAACCGAGTGAGATTGCATAATATTTCCTCCGGGAAATATCTCAATCTTTTACAACAATACATATCTAAGGAAGTTAAACAACTTACCTTCCCTAAATCATCTGGAATAAACGTCAGCCATTCACATCTTCTCACACTCAATTCCATGAAACACATGTCAGATAGAAGCCAATTTCGAAGATAAGTTAATTTTGAACATCCAACAATTGATAGACTTGTAAGAAAGGCAAAGGGCTGCTGCTTATCAGTTAAGACCCTCAGTTCCTCACAATCTCTGATTTCTAGATTCACAAGTTCAGACAGATCACTCATTGGAAAACCTGTCAATTTAGAACAAGATTGAATGGACAAATTTTCGAGACAAGGAAACACAACCACCTTATTGCCATCCGATGGAGAGCTCCATTCAGTCAAGTTCTCCATCCTGCTTATAGACAATGATTTCAATGCTGGAAACAACCttgtcagctattaatatgaagtggacctttaactatcagcttgagcttttagctaaaacgGTTCAATGACATGGTATCACAGCCAGTGTGACCAAGTGGTCCTgggttcgattcctggcagccccatttgttgagttatttgcaggacatggtaatatgggcctgtgttgtcacgcttcaagcccaagtgtgctttcgcgtgtgggggtgtgtcagctATAGGGAGTTGTACAGAGTTGCAGCATCGTTCTAACTTTAGATCCACCAAATTATTAATTACTACAGATGAATCACCATCACTTGGACTCTTCATCCTCAAGATCCATGATGGCCATTTTTCTCCCATGTAATACTTAATCTTTATTCTCTTAATGTTAGGATGAGGTTGAAGGCCTTCCAGCAATGCCTCATCCCTTGAACTTCTATCATTTGCTCCATAACTCCATTGAAAACTAAGTCCTTGTATATCTGCTTTCCCCTGCAAATTTGCTAGCTCCACTTCTTTCTTATCAATCACCTCCTCAAGCCTGGTTATTTTCAAATTCCCTCTTAGTTTGTTTAAGCATTGAAGTTCTTCAATGCTACCTCCCCAGTCAGGACCCACGACAAAGAATAGCAATGTTTCAAGACCATTTAGATTCCCCAAACCGAATGGCATCTGGTGCTCATAAGAAAAAGCAATATGCTTCAAACTTATTAGGTTGTTAATCTTCTTTCTAGGAAGCTTGGTAAGTTCCTTGCATTCAAGGAATTTCAAACTCTGAAGATTACAAAGCTCAGTGATTGATTCAGGAAACTTTTTGATGTTAGAATTTGAGACATCCAAAGTTTGAAGATTGTGGAGCTTGCTGACGGATTCAGGCAATTCTTGGATGTTGGATTTTGAGACATTCAAAGTTTGAAGACTGTGGAGCTTGCTGATGGATCCAGGCAACTCTTCGATGCTAGAATTTGAGAGATTCAAAGTTTGAAGATTGaagagcttggtgatgaattcGGGCAATTTTTTGATCCTAGAATCTGAGAGATTCAATGTTTGAAGATTGTATAGCTTGGTGATTGACTGAGACAGCTCATTGGTTTTAGAAATTGAGAAACCAAGatatctcaaatgtttcattttTCCAATTGATGATGGCAATACTTCCATATCAGCAACATTTGAGTGAAGAATCCgcaaccttttcatcttccaTATCTCTTGACTGGGAGCACCGCTGACAATAATAGTACGCAACTTCTTGGACCAACTCTTTAGATCATCCATCAAATATGGTTCATGTCGACCATCTGCATATAAATGATAGATGGAAGATATTTCAGCGACAGGTGATTTGTACCCAACGTATATATCAGGTTTGCACAAATCCAATACACGATCATGCACAAGATCCTTCATCTTGCATAGTATGACATCATCATAATCATCCCTTTCTGCATCTTGGAACAAGGAACTTCCAAGTAAGGCATCAAAGCACTTGTTGCCAATGTCAAATGACTCAACAATCCCCTCAGCCATCCATAACCAAATCAACTCTTCCTTTCTAATTAGGAAGTCTTTTGGAAAATTGGAACAGAATACAAGGCATGATTTTAAATACGAGGGCAAGTAATGAAAAATTTGTTTGACCATAGCATACGAATCCATATTATTCCTTTCTATGAAAGCGAAACCGTCTCTAATTTTCAACCATGCTTCTTCATCCCTATTAAATCCCATTATCCCTCCTAAAGCTTTGGCAATCAATGGCATTCCTCTACAAAGTTTAGCAATTTCCCTTCCTATGGCCTCTAAATTTGATGGGACTGGTGTTGTTACATTTCTAAATGCCCTTTCTTTCAACAAGAACCAACACTTATCATCAGACAAGGAATTAAGAATATGACTATGGTGAGATGAAATCCCAAAAGAGGATGCCACATTTTCAAAACGAGTTATGACAAGAATAGCATTTCCACTGTTTGTACAAATTCTTGACAActgagtttttaacagatgccAGCTGCTAGGATCGTGGTTCCAAACATCATCTAGAACTAGAACCAGAAGAAATTTTGTACTCACCAACTCTTTCTTAAGCTGTTGAAGAATTTCATCTTCATTGGTTAAGCCCCCCATCAATGCATTCAAAGATTTCAACATTTCTCCCAATATTTTGGGTACACTTAAGTAGTTAGAAACACTCACCCATATTTTAACATCAAAAGGTTTTCTGGTAAAACCCATGAGTTTTTGACACACAAGTTTAGCTAAAGTCGTCTTCCCTACACCACCCATTCCTATGATCGAAACCACTGTAAATTGTTGATCGTAAGAACTAGTCAGCAGGTTGACAATTTTTGCTACATCAGCTTTCCTTCCTACAACTGAGCTGTCAATGATTGAGTCTGTTGGCAGCCAATTCTGAGACAACATATCCTCCAAATTGTGTGGGACTGAACTAAGTCGAAGGGATAGACCATCCCTCTGAATATTCTGTAGTGAATGGTTCACTTTCTTAAGCTTAGGCACTATTTGGCGACGAAATTTAGCCTTTCTGACATTGTCGGTGGCTCTTGAAATTGAAGAGAGCTTATGAACCTAGTTGGAAAAGCATGTATACTTTAGAGATTACTCTTCTTGGGATGATAATAAccataaattttaatttgtgattaaaaaatcattaaaacTTAATTTGATTAAACTAATAGCCATTGTTTTGAATCCTCTAACTCATTTGCTCTTAATTAGTTCAGAAACTATAAATTCATAGAAATAAGTTTCTAATTCAGCGACATTAAGATTTAATTAATGACCTAGCTAAGAGATTATAGATACCTCCTGATTATGAATCTGAAGTCGAGTTGTTTCATAAGCCAACTCAGAAAGCAAATCGTCAGCTTCATAAGCTACTTTTCTCAGACTTCTCAGCCACAATCTCTCATCCGTCATTCTCTGTTTCACCTCTGCATCTTCCACTAGATCAGCAATCGCAACGAGTGATTCTCGAAGCTGGTTGAGTTCCTCTTCAAATCCCCAAAATCTTTTCAGATCCTCGAAGTCAATCGAAATTAACTTGATTAAGTTGGATGGTAGTTTCCCCACGTAAATATGTCCCTCAGCCATTAATGATACCAAAGcaaatttgagagagagagtgaaagGCTAGAAGATGATCGAATATGTAGAAAGGCAAGAGAGATTACTGTATAAACTTAGAATTACATAATTAATGCGTGTGAGAGTGAGAATGAGAGAGACAGGAGGCAGAAGATGATGCACTAATATCTATAAATTTATATGTCAATTAATAAAGATTTGcttaggtgctgtttgataaaactgaaaattaagtgctgaaaaaataagtgctgaattttaagtgctgaatattttaagtgctgaaaatattgagtgatataattattataaaaatattagttgataatgtttaacttaaaatgttaagttaaatattttgacttaccaaaataagtgctttttaacttaatttattaatttaagtggtggaaaaataattgttatcaaacgcacttaaaataaataagtgtttaatattttaatttaagccaTTAAGTGGCTTATCAAACACGGCCTTAGTGTTtgactttttagtttttttttttttttttgttatgaaAGAAAAGTGCAAGTAGAATAGAAAAAGTAGGGAATAAAACATACAGGGaagtaaatgaataaaaataataataaaaaaaaacagataaattttaaaattcaatCTTCATCATTTAAATTCTTgtcatttctttttctttttacaaCCACATAGATAATGTAGTGATCTATATATATGATCTATCATTTCTGTTCTTTCTAAATCAAAGAACGTtacaaatgaaaaaataataaacaacagATGCAATTCAAACGGATTAAAAGATCcggtaaaatatatgaaatccaaaaacaaagaaattacagaataaagaaaagaaaaacggtacaaggagaaaaaaaaaagacaatatttcttcttcctccttaaaTAAAAACTTGATGTGTGGTGAAATCAGAAATCCTGTGTTTTATCAGTTATTTTAAGCGTTTTAGTTAAATAATGCCATGTTTGCGTTTTATGCTTTAAGCCACTGCGTTTGGCTCGTTTTATCTTTATTAAGTTTGTTATTAGTTAGTtacaagagagagagagaagaatgacGCGTGTCTGGTCATTGTGATGTAAACGGCTATATTTAGCTGTCATTGTAATCTGTGGAAAGGCATCAAAAGAAATACAATCAGCaatcttcttctccttttagcttcttctttttccttctaTCTCTCCTTCTTTTCCCAAAAACTCTACCCACAACATTTGGTATCAGAACGTCGATTCTGCAGACCTCCAATCTCCCATCACATCCAAATCCATGGCAGAAGGAACACGAGTTAATGAATTCaaaaaaatggaagaaaatgtcagaaaaatggTTCAGGATATGCTTACTGAGCAGAGTAAGAAGCAGGAGCTAACTCTCAGCGAGCTTCTCATCACCATTAAAGCGATGATGCCAGAATCGCCAGTTAATACATCACATGGTTCTTCAAATGGCTACAATCGAGGGCCAACTCCAGAAAACGCTTATCAGCTGGCAACAAggtttgcaaaaatagaatTTCCTAAGTTTGACGGTGGAGACCTGAATGGATGGTTATTTCGCTGCGAGCGTTTCTTTCAAATTGACAACACTCCCACTACAACTAAGGTGCGATTGGCTTCTTTACATCTATCTGACAAGGCCTTGGAATGGCATCAATCTTACTTAAAGAATCGAGGAGACACTGGTGATCCAGAATGGGGCGAATACGTACTAGCTCTCAAAAATAGATTTGGAGAACGAGCTTATGAAGATCCAATGTCAGATCTGAAACGCCTTACTCATACAGGTACTCTTTTAGAATATATTGAGGCTTTTGATACATGTGC includes:
- the LOC136226833 gene encoding putative disease resistance protein RGA4 is translated as MAEGHIYVGKLPSNLIKLISIDFEDLKRFWGFEEELNQLRESLVAIADLVEDAEVKQRMTDERLWLRSLRKVAYEADDLLSELAYETTRLQIHNQEVHKLSSISRATDNVRKAKFRRQIVPKLKKVNHSLQNIQRDGLSLRLSSVPHNLEDMLSQNWLPTDSIIDSSVVGRKADVAKIVNLLTSSYDQQFTVVSIIGMGGVGKTTLAKLVCQKLMGFTRKPFDVKIWVSVSNYLSVPKILGEMLKSLNALMGGLTNEDEILQQLKKELVSTKFLLVLVLDDVWNHDPSSWHLLKTQLSRICTNSGNAILVITRFENVASSFGISSHHSHILNSLSDDKCWFLLKERAFRNVTTPVPSNLEAIGREIAKLCRGMPLIAKALGGIMGFNRDEEAWLKIRDGFAFIERNNMDSYAMVKQIFHYLPSYLKSCLVFCSNFPKDFLIRKEELIWLWMAEGIVESFDIGNKCFDALLGSSLFQDAERDDYDDVILCKMKDLVHDRVLDLCKPDIYVGYKSPVAEISSIYHLYADGRHEPYLMDDLKSWSKKLRTIIVSGAPSQEIWKMKRLRILHSNVADMEVLPSSIGKMKHLRYLGFSISKTNELSQSITKLYNLQTLNLSDSRIKKLPEFITKLFNLQTLNLSNSSIEELPGSISKLHSLQTLNVSKSNIQELPESVSKLHNLQTLDVSNSNIKKFPESITELCNLQSLKFLECKELTKLPRKKINNLISLKHIAFSYEHQMPFGLGNLNGLETLLFFVVGPDWGGSIEELQCLNKLRGNLKITRLEEVIDKKEVELANLQGKADIQGLSFQWSYGANDRSSRDEALLEGLQPHPNIKRIKIKYYMGEKWPSWILRMKSPSDGDSSVVINNLVDLKLERCCNSVQLPIADTPPHAKAHLGLKRDNTGPYYHVLQITQQMGLPGIEPRTTWSHWL